GACGTGCAGGCCGCGCCCTCTTGCAGACAGCGCAGGTTTTCCGTCCCGGGCCATCCGGAAGGTCAACCACAGCACGGCAGCCAGGCTGATCGCCCCGCCGACCAGCGTCTCCGTCGAAGGCGTCTCGTCTCTCCAGATCCACAGCCACACTGGAGCCATCACGATCTCGGAGATCAGCAGCAGACTCACGTCGGCTGGTGGTACGAACCGATGGGCGTAATTCCAGACTGGCGCGAATACGCCGATCAGCAGGCCACCCGCAATGACCCCCATGAGCACGTCGTAGGCCGGTACGACAACCCCTGGCCCGAACGACGAGACGGCGGCTGCCGCAACTGCCCCCGCCGTTCCACCTACCAGCATCGGCACCCCCGGGTCTCGGATCGGCGAACTCCTGATAAGGACGGCGTACCCCCCGAGGGCGATGGGCAGGATCGCGGACAGAAGGGTTCCCAGGGCGTCGCCGGAGCCCACATTGCCGCCGACCATCACAACCACGCCAACCGCGGCAACCACCATGGCCATCAGGGTGTCCCTACCGACCGGTTCCTTCAGAAAGATGCGCCCGAATAGGGCGGCGTAGAACGGGCTGGTGGACTGCATGAGGAGCACGAAGGCCGCCGAGGCCCGGCTCAGCGCCACGATGAACAGGGTGAACAGCCCAGCCACCACTAGCCCGGCCGCCACCTGGCGTAGCCCGGCCTCGACTACCGAGCGGAGCGGGTTTCGGCCGGCCGCCACGATGATGGCCGCCGAAACGACGGCAGTCGCCCAACTGCGGTGGAACAGGAACTGCCAGGCGTCAGCTTCGCGGAGCGCTCGAAAGGCAAGGGGTCCAAACGAGAACATGAGGCCGCAGAAGAGGACGACGAGGGAGCCCTGCTGACGGGTGAGCACGGGGGGCATGGCCGGTCCTTCCTCCCGCCGAGACGAATCCAACAAAGCTGGCGTCGCCGACGAAGCGGACAGTCGACAAACACTACGCTCTTGCCCTCGTCTAGGGCCTATACCGGTCTTCGGGTGTCGTCGGTCACGATCCCGAAAATCGCATCATCTGGCCGGTACCCTTGGGGTTGCTTCGATGAGTTCTCGTCGAAGGGTTCGCTACCGGGTACTGGTTCTTCCGGCCACGTGGACCACCCGAGCACCGACCTTGGCGCTTCCGCCGGGGCGACGCGAACCCTGATACCGCCCGCCCGACGCGCGGGCCTGGAGATCCGATGCCCCCCACCTTCGCCCAGTTGGGTGTACCCGAACCGATCAGCCGCTCCCTAGCGGCCCACGGAATCACTGAACCGTTCGCAATCCAGGCGGCGACCATCGCCGACGCCCTGGCCGGTCGCGATGTCTGCGGCCGGGCTCCCACGGGCTCCGGCAAGACCCTGGCTTTCGGCATTCCCCTGGTGGCCTCTGTGGACCGTGCCGAACCCCGCCGCCCCCGCGGCCTGGTCCTGGCCCCGACTCGTGAGTTGGCTGAACAGATCTGCTCTGAGCTACGGACCTTTGCCGGCCGGGTACGGATCGCCGTTGTGTACGGCGGTGTCGGCTATGGCCCGCAGTTGAAGGCGCTCCGCGAGGGTGTTGACGTTCTGGTGGCCTGCCCGGGCCGCCTGGAGGACTTGCTCGAACAGGGACAACTCCGCCTGGCCGACGTCGACCGGGTCGTCATAGACGAAGCCGACCGCCTGGCCGACATGGGCTTCATGCCCGCCGTGCGCCGGATCCTCGACCAGACGGCCACTGTGCGCCAGACGGTGCTCTTCTCCGCCACGCTGGACAACGACGTGGCCAAGTTGACCCGCGACTACCAAGTCGATCCGATCCGACACGAGGTCGGAGAGGAGACGCCGGACATCACGGCGGCCACTCACCTCTTCTGGACCGTGGATCGTAGCGAGCGGGTCAGCCTCACCGCCGAAGCAGTCGGGGCCGCATGGCCAGCCATTATCTTCTGTCGGACCCGCCACGGAGCCGACCGGCTGGCCAAGCAGCTGGCTCGGACCGAGATCCGTGCCGCCGCCATCCACGGGGGCCGCAGCCAGAACCAGCGGACCCGGGCCCTGGCCGACTTCACAAACGGAAAAGTGCATGCCCTGGTAGCCACCGATGTAGCCGCCCGCGGTATCCACGTGGACGGTGTGGCCTCGGTACTGCACTACGACCCGCCGGAAGACCATAAGGCCTACGTCCACCGGTCCGGCCGTACAGCCCGTGCCGGACGCGATGGCGTGGTCATATCACTAGTCCAGCCCGACCAGAAGAAAGGGGTCCGGCGCCTCCAGCGTGACGTAGGGATCGACGAGCCGGTCCGAACCCCCAACCTGGACACGGTTCGGGAACTGTCGCCTCCCCGGGTTTCTGCACCGGCCCCACGGCCATCTTCCCCGGAGGAAAACCGCAGTCGTCGGAACGGCGACACCCAGACAAACCGGACCGGCAACGGCCGCCCGCGCCAGCCGGCAAACCGCCGCCGCAACCGCTCCCACAATGGACAACGCGGTGGCCCCTCCGCCGGTAATGGTCGGCCCGCAGGCTCGGCTCGTCGTTCGGATGGAGGTAAGCCACGCAATGGACAACAAGGTGGGAACCGTCAAAAGAACGCTCGCGGAACCGGCACGGGGCGACCAGGGGCGGCAGGCGGGAATCGCCGCTCCAATCGAAACCGGCGGTCGAACGGCTGA
This genomic window from Acidimicrobiales bacterium contains:
- a CDS encoding DMT family transporter, producing MPPVLTRQQGSLVVLFCGLMFSFGPLAFRALREADAWQFLFHRSWATAVVSAAIIVAAGRNPLRSVVEAGLRQVAAGLVVAGLFTLFIVALSRASAAFVLLMQSTSPFYAALFGRIFLKEPVGRDTLMAMVVAAVGVVVMVGGNVGSGDALGTLLSAILPIALGGYAVLIRSSPIRDPGVPMLVGGTAGAVAAAAVSSFGPGVVVPAYDVLMGVIAGGLLIGVFAPVWNYAHRFVPPADVSLLLISEIVMAPVWLWIWRDETPSTETLVGGAISLAAVLWLTFRMARDGKPALSARGRGLHVGSVPGYRRYRPSSGQDV
- a CDS encoding DEAD/DEAH box helicase, coding for MPPTFAQLGVPEPISRSLAAHGITEPFAIQAATIADALAGRDVCGRAPTGSGKTLAFGIPLVASVDRAEPRRPRGLVLAPTRELAEQICSELRTFAGRVRIAVVYGGVGYGPQLKALREGVDVLVACPGRLEDLLEQGQLRLADVDRVVIDEADRLADMGFMPAVRRILDQTATVRQTVLFSATLDNDVAKLTRDYQVDPIRHEVGEETPDITAATHLFWTVDRSERVSLTAEAVGAAWPAIIFCRTRHGADRLAKQLARTEIRAAAIHGGRSQNQRTRALADFTNGKVHALVATDVAARGIHVDGVASVLHYDPPEDHKAYVHRSGRTARAGRDGVVISLVQPDQKKGVRRLQRDVGIDEPVRTPNLDTVRELSPPRVSAPAPRPSSPEENRSRRNGDTQTNRTGNGRPRQPANRRRNRSHNGQRGGPSAGNGRPAGSARRSDGGKPRNGQQGGNRQKNARGTGTGRPGAAGGNRRSNRNRRSNG